The following coding sequences lie in one Halococcus hamelinensis 100A6 genomic window:
- a CDS encoding enoyl-CoA hydratase/isomerase family protein: protein MSDEDAVLLDVEDGVATLTLNRPDVRNALTHEVSRGILDALDEVQEGNARCLVVTGAGGAFSAGGDVNAMAERLAGDVPLAEAVERIVQDTSRAVTRVARFPLPTIAKIDGVAFGAGANLAVACDVQLASAESRISFGFRQVGLAVDSGTSYFLPRIVGENTAKELVFTGELVEAERAESLGLFNHVYPENEFDEQADEFVEGVATGPTVALKTSKRLVGQGFESSLDQAMENEAAAQAAVFETHDHREGAESFMSREEPEFEGR, encoded by the coding sequence GTGAGCGACGAGGACGCGGTCCTGCTCGACGTCGAGGACGGTGTGGCGACGCTGACGTTGAACCGACCGGACGTGCGCAACGCGCTCACCCACGAGGTCTCGCGGGGGATCCTCGACGCGCTCGACGAGGTGCAGGAGGGGAACGCGCGGTGTCTCGTGGTCACGGGTGCGGGCGGGGCGTTCTCGGCCGGCGGGGACGTCAACGCGATGGCCGAACGGCTCGCGGGCGACGTGCCGCTCGCGGAGGCGGTCGAGCGGATCGTCCAGGACACCAGTCGGGCGGTCACGCGGGTCGCGCGCTTCCCGCTGCCCACGATCGCGAAGATCGACGGCGTGGCGTTCGGCGCGGGCGCGAACCTCGCGGTGGCCTGCGACGTCCAGCTCGCGAGCGCGGAGTCGAGGATCAGTTTCGGCTTCCGGCAGGTGGGACTGGCGGTGGATTCGGGGACTTCGTACTTCCTGCCGCGGATCGTAGGCGAGAACACCGCGAAAGAGTTGGTCTTCACTGGGGAACTCGTCGAGGCCGAGCGCGCGGAGTCGCTGGGGCTGTTCAACCACGTCTATCCCGAGAACGAGTTCGACGAGCAGGCCGACGAGTTCGTCGAGGGGGTCGCGACCGGGCCGACGGTGGCGCTCAAGACCTCGAAGCGGCTGGTCGGGCAGGGGTTCGAGAGCTCACTGGATCAGGCGATGGAGAACGAGGCCGCCGCGCAGGCCGCGGTGTTCGAGACCCACGACCACCGCGAGGGCGCGGAGTCGTTCATGTCGCGCGAGGAGCCGGAGTTCGAGGGCCGGTAG
- a CDS encoding long-chain-fatty-acid--CoA ligase, which yields MTNLVTNVDSTAAEHPDATAIHYDGTDLSYREFWARTGQFAAGLADAGIEPGDRVGVYLPNLPQFVVSFHGALRAGAVVVPMNPQYKSREIGHLLGDSGATLVVTLADLVPVVEEARDETDVETVVSLGEVDGATSFEAFLVDESPAVVDRADDDVACQPYTSGTTGQPKGVLLTHHNLASNARMATDLLPGGTRPDDRSLGVLPLFHIYGMTVTMNTSLFSGAAYYPLPSWDAQQALSLIESEEITIMQGVPAMYNDIVNQPNLDEFDCSSLRFVNAGGSSLPMEVLRRFEEEFDIELYEGYGLTETSPVTHFNSPDARRPGSIGQTLPGVEAKIVDHEFEPVRKVDRGPVDEGETDLDGITGELVVSGPNVMKGYHDRPEANESVFTEEGGNRWFHTGDVGYWDAEDFFYIVDREKHMIVTGGYNVYPREIEELLFEHPDVADAAVVGIPDERRGETVKAFVVPTPDSETSEEEIKEYCLDSLAAYKHPREVEFVEELPRTTTGKVQKFELREREQGTEAAR from the coding sequence ATGACGAATCTCGTGACCAACGTCGATTCCACGGCGGCGGAGCACCCGGACGCGACCGCGATCCACTACGACGGAACGGACCTGAGCTATCGGGAGTTCTGGGCTCGAACTGGGCAGTTCGCGGCAGGGCTCGCGGACGCGGGCATCGAACCCGGCGACCGCGTCGGGGTCTACCTCCCGAACCTCCCGCAGTTCGTGGTGAGCTTCCACGGCGCGCTCCGGGCGGGGGCGGTCGTGGTCCCGATGAACCCCCAGTACAAATCCCGGGAGATCGGTCACTTGCTCGGGGACAGCGGGGCGACGCTCGTCGTCACGCTCGCGGACCTCGTCCCGGTGGTCGAGGAGGCCCGGGACGAGACCGACGTCGAGACGGTCGTGAGCCTCGGCGAGGTCGACGGTGCGACGTCGTTCGAGGCGTTCCTCGTCGACGAGTCACCCGCGGTCGTCGACCGTGCGGACGACGACGTGGCGTGTCAGCCCTACACCTCGGGGACCACGGGCCAGCCGAAGGGAGTACTGTTGACCCACCACAACCTCGCCTCGAACGCCCGGATGGCGACCGACCTCCTGCCCGGCGGAACCAGACCCGACGACCGCTCGCTCGGCGTGCTCCCGCTCTTTCACATCTACGGGATGACGGTGACGATGAACACCTCGCTGTTCTCGGGGGCGGCCTACTACCCGCTGCCGTCGTGGGACGCCCAGCAGGCGCTCTCGCTCATCGAGTCCGAGGAGATCACCATCATGCAGGGCGTGCCGGCGATGTACAACGATATCGTGAACCAGCCGAACCTCGACGAGTTCGACTGCTCGTCGCTCCGGTTCGTCAACGCGGGCGGGAGCAGCCTCCCGATGGAGGTGCTCCGGCGGTTCGAGGAGGAGTTCGACATCGAACTCTACGAGGGCTACGGCCTCACTGAGACCTCACCGGTGACCCACTTCAACAGCCCCGACGCGCGGCGGCCGGGGTCGATCGGGCAGACCTTGCCCGGTGTGGAGGCGAAGATCGTCGACCACGAGTTCGAGCCGGTCCGAAAGGTCGACCGCGGTCCGGTCGACGAGGGCGAGACCGACCTCGACGGGATAACCGGTGAGCTCGTCGTCAGCGGCCCGAACGTGATGAAGGGGTATCACGACAGGCCCGAGGCGAACGAGTCGGTCTTCACCGAGGAGGGTGGGAACCGGTGGTTCCACACCGGCGACGTGGGCTACTGGGACGCCGAGGACTTCTTCTACATCGTCGACCGCGAGAAGCACATGATCGTCACCGGCGGCTACAACGTCTATCCCCGGGAGATCGAGGAGTTGCTGTTCGAACACCCCGACGTGGCCGACGCCGCGGTGGTCGGGATCCCGGACGAACGCCGAGGCGAGACGGTGAAGGCGTTCGTTGTTCCGACACCGGATTCCGAAACCAGCGAGGAGGAGATCAAGGAGTACTGCCTCGACAGCCTCGCGGCGTACAAACACCCCAGGGAGGTGGAGTTCGTCGAGGAGCTGCCGCGGACGACGACCGGGAAGGTCCAGAAGTTCGAGCTCCGTGAGCGCGAGCAGGGAACGGAGGCGGCACGGTGA
- a CDS encoding ABC transporter ATP-binding protein produces the protein MSTDSGWSADETGTESAEAAGDETGTAMLAVEELHVSYGKVAALQGIDLHVGRGEVVSVIGPNGAGKTTLAETVSGFHDYEGSVRFDGTEVRSRSTSDLVGDGLVHCTEGRDLFGHMSVADNLALGAFRRGNAEERRAFVYDLFPTLEDRASQHARTMSGGEQQMLAIGRALMGSPDLLVLDEPTLGLAPVVLQDISEGLERIREAGVTLLLCEQNVTFAMDHADRIVLLENGSVVRVGSPEDLRDDDYIREVYLGG, from the coding sequence GTGAGCACCGATTCAGGGTGGAGTGCCGACGAAACCGGCACCGAGAGTGCCGAAGCAGCCGGCGACGAGACCGGAACGGCGATGCTCGCGGTCGAGGAGCTCCACGTCTCCTACGGCAAGGTGGCCGCGCTCCAGGGGATCGACCTCCACGTCGGCCGCGGCGAGGTCGTTTCGGTGATCGGCCCGAACGGTGCGGGCAAGACCACGCTCGCGGAGACCGTCTCGGGCTTTCACGACTACGAGGGCAGCGTCCGGTTCGACGGGACCGAGGTCCGTAGTCGCTCGACCAGCGACCTCGTTGGCGACGGCCTGGTCCACTGTACCGAGGGCCGCGACCTCTTCGGACACATGAGCGTCGCGGACAACCTCGCGCTCGGGGCCTTTCGACGGGGGAACGCCGAGGAGCGCCGGGCGTTCGTCTACGACCTCTTCCCCACGCTCGAAGACCGAGCGAGCCAGCACGCCCGAACCATGAGCGGGGGCGAACAGCAGATGCTCGCCATCGGTCGCGCGCTGATGGGCTCGCCCGACCTCCTCGTGCTCGACGAACCAACGCTCGGGCTCGCGCCGGTCGTCCTCCAGGACATCAGCGAGGGCCTCGAACGCATTCGCGAGGCCGGGGTCACGCTCTTGCTCTGCGAACAGAACGTGACGTTCGCGATGGACCACGCCGACCGGATCGTGTTGCTCGAAAACGGATCGGTCGTCAGGGTTGGGAGCCCCGAGGACCTCCGCGACGACGACTACATCCGCGAGGTCTACCTCGGCGGTTGA
- a CDS encoding ABC transporter ATP-binding protein, whose amino-acid sequence MSTDSRTHDTADESSRTNEHGTSANAADASYGPDDGLLVLDGVTKRFGGLTAVDDLSFAVESGEILGFIGPNGAGKSTTFDCVTGVFPPTEGTVRYDGEDVTGTATHRMVKRGLARTFQSFRPLSDRSVLDNVALALTPDKVFTLSGLRGRTHDRARAVCERVGLGDRLDVSPSELPHAGLLRLELARALATDPDLLLVDEPFAGLSTGEVESVSDLLADLRDEGLTLVVVDHNMRGLLSLIDRAVVIRFGAKLAEGTPDEIRSNEEVQEAYLGGST is encoded by the coding sequence ATGAGCACGGATTCACGAACCCACGACACAGCGGACGAATCGTCGAGGACGAACGAGCACGGGACGAGTGCGAACGCCGCTGACGCGTCGTACGGACCCGACGACGGGTTGCTGGTGCTCGACGGCGTCACGAAACGGTTCGGCGGGCTGACGGCGGTCGACGACCTCTCGTTCGCGGTCGAGTCCGGCGAGATACTCGGCTTCATCGGCCCGAACGGCGCGGGGAAGTCGACGACGTTCGACTGCGTCACCGGCGTGTTCCCGCCGACCGAGGGCACCGTCCGGTACGACGGCGAGGACGTCACCGGCACCGCGACCCACCGGATGGTCAAACGGGGACTCGCGCGCACGTTCCAGTCGTTCCGCCCGCTCTCCGATCGCTCGGTACTCGACAACGTCGCGCTCGCGCTCACACCCGACAAGGTGTTCACGCTCTCGGGATTGCGGGGTCGGACCCACGACCGCGCCCGAGCGGTCTGTGAACGGGTGGGACTCGGGGACCGACTCGACGTCTCCCCGTCGGAACTCCCACACGCCGGCTTGCTCCGGCTCGAACTCGCGCGGGCGCTCGCCACCGACCCCGACCTCCTACTGGTCGACGAGCCGTTCGCGGGACTCTCGACCGGCGAGGTCGAGAGCGTCTCCGACCTCCTCGCGGACCTCCGTGACGAGGGCCTGACCCTCGTAGTGGTCGACCACAACATGCGCGGGCTGCTCTCACTGATCGACCGCGCGGTCGTGATCCGGTTCGGCGCGAAGCTCGCCGAGGGCACGCCCGACGAGATCCGGTCGAACGAGGAGGTTCAAGAGGCCTACCTCGGGGGGAGCACGTGA
- a CDS encoding branched-chain amino acid ABC transporter permease — translation MSDEPLPGEANGSRESAETADGRNTSLGSSILKPRYLLGFLGVVAFAVLPFAGISTTQLLVLIGAFYFGMFAMSWDTVSGYTGEISFGHALFFAVGGYTSTLLNLGYGVSPGLSIPAGVVLAAVAGVLIGVPALRVRGPYLSLITLVAPLILLQVFVIYGDIFGGELGLSAPTGLVSAPDFELVVLANYYIGFGLFLAIMGLLFVVTRSDVGSVLTAVREDEDAVAAAGLNVAKFKLFAFVLSAAVGGLAGAVFVHTPIGSPRPSQLLALTVSIEVLIAAILGGMGTIVGAGLGGVFFYFFNDVLNQQGWTLPVLGVGVDEASLLIFVLLTMVVVYALPQGVFPWALRSGRRALGRARGQQVATDGGTVDGDPPSGDGSTPLERATDRFRELLEDDE, via the coding sequence GTGTCGGACGAACCCCTCCCCGGCGAGGCGAACGGGTCCAGGGAGTCGGCCGAAACCGCCGACGGGCGGAACACGTCGCTCGGCTCGTCGATACTGAAACCCCGTTACCTGCTCGGGTTCCTCGGGGTCGTGGCGTTCGCCGTCCTCCCGTTCGCCGGGATATCGACCACACAGCTCCTCGTCCTCATCGGGGCCTTCTACTTCGGGATGTTCGCGATGAGCTGGGATACGGTCTCGGGCTACACCGGCGAGATCAGCTTCGGTCACGCCCTCTTCTTCGCCGTCGGCGGCTACACCTCGACGCTCCTCAACCTGGGGTACGGGGTCTCGCCCGGGCTCTCGATCCCGGCTGGGGTCGTCCTCGCGGCGGTCGCGGGCGTCCTGATCGGCGTGCCGGCGCTCCGCGTTCGGGGACCGTACCTCTCCCTCATCACCCTGGTCGCGCCGCTGATACTCCTCCAGGTGTTCGTGATCTACGGGGACATCTTCGGCGGCGAACTCGGTCTGAGCGCGCCGACAGGACTGGTGTCCGCCCCGGACTTCGAGCTCGTCGTGCTCGCGAACTACTACATCGGCTTCGGGCTCTTCCTCGCGATCATGGGACTCCTGTTCGTCGTCACCCGCTCTGACGTGGGGTCGGTACTGACGGCGGTCCGTGAGGACGAGGACGCGGTCGCCGCCGCGGGGTTGAACGTGGCGAAGTTCAAGCTGTTCGCGTTCGTGCTGAGCGCGGCGGTCGGCGGCCTCGCGGGCGCGGTGTTCGTCCACACGCCGATCGGCAGCCCGCGGCCGAGCCAGCTCCTCGCGCTCACCGTGAGCATCGAGGTCCTGATCGCGGCGATCCTCGGCGGGATGGGGACCATCGTCGGCGCGGGCCTCGGCGGCGTGTTCTTCTACTTCTTCAACGACGTCCTGAACCAACAGGGTTGGACCCTTCCGGTCCTCGGGGTCGGGGTCGACGAAGCCAGCCTCCTGATCTTCGTACTGCTCACGATGGTCGTCGTCTACGCCCTGCCACAGGGGGTGTTCCCGTGGGCCCTCCGGTCCGGTCGGCGGGCGCTTGGCCGCGCTCGCGGGCAGCAGGTCGCGACCGACGGCGGAACGGTGGACGGGGATCCGCCGTCGGGTGATGGATCGACACCCCTGGAGCGTGCGACCGACCGATTCCGAGAGCTACTGGAGGACGACGAATGA
- a CDS encoding branched-chain amino acid ABC transporter permease, translated as MVAVAPILVNGLVISSLYALVAVGFTMIFGVGGTINLAHGAVITVGAFAAYSITSAGFGVWAGALAAMVVPAVFSVLLYKGFAERRRDNVVVVMILTLLASIGVEELVRIVEGTQPRAIPPLVAGTTNLLGTTVQNNLVVVFVLSWVLIGGLFGFINYTNTGKAILATSMSTRGAALVGIESDRVNLYTWAIAGLLAGLAGLFLGSYQTASWAMGRDPLVLSFSIVVLGGLGSIRGSLVAAYVIGFLEVITTSAVDPRLSGLAGLVVLVAVLLVKPEGLFGREFTEA; from the coding sequence ATGGTCGCCGTCGCACCCATCCTCGTCAACGGCCTGGTGATCAGTTCGCTCTACGCGCTGGTCGCGGTCGGTTTCACGATGATCTTCGGCGTCGGCGGCACGATAAACCTCGCCCACGGCGCGGTGATCACGGTGGGCGCGTTCGCGGCCTACTCGATCACGTCGGCGGGCTTCGGTGTCTGGGCTGGTGCGCTCGCCGCGATGGTGGTGCCCGCGGTGTTCAGCGTGTTGCTCTACAAGGGGTTCGCCGAGCGCCGCCGCGACAACGTCGTGGTCGTGATGATCCTCACCCTGCTGGCGTCAATCGGTGTCGAGGAACTCGTCCGGATCGTCGAGGGCACCCAGCCGCGCGCGATCCCGCCGCTGGTTGCGGGGACCACCAACCTCCTCGGAACCACCGTCCAGAACAACCTCGTCGTCGTGTTCGTGCTGTCGTGGGTGCTCATCGGAGGATTGTTCGGCTTCATCAACTACACCAACACGGGCAAGGCGATCCTCGCGACCAGCATGAGCACGCGCGGGGCGGCGCTGGTCGGGATCGAGAGCGACCGAGTCAACCTCTACACCTGGGCGATCGCGGGGCTGCTCGCCGGGCTCGCGGGGCTCTTCCTTGGCTCCTATCAGACCGCGAGCTGGGCGATGGGGCGCGACCCGCTCGTGCTCTCCTTTTCGATCGTGGTGCTCGGCGGGCTGGGCTCGATCCGGGGGAGCCTCGTCGCGGCGTACGTCATCGGCTTCCTCGAAGTCATCACCACCTCGGCGGTCGACCCGCGACTCAGCGGTCTCGCGGGGCTCGTCGTGCTCGTGGCCGTGTTGCTCGTGAAACCCGAGGGCCTCTTCGGCCGGGAGTTCACGGAGGCATAG
- a CDS encoding ABC transporter substrate-binding protein, whose translation MATDDNEDPDKRTDGSDVEDRPNNGNKRDTARRRFLRVTGGAALATTVTGCLSLGGGSGGSNGSGGAGGGEGGNGSEGGGGSGGGGGSGGGGGNGSSTQGNSGGGNAIEGPVTIGVLAPDPENDPIGGSIVNAAELAVEELNNNGGIGGAQVELATGNTESDPSTGQQRYRELVLNQNADVTTGVFTSEVLLEIMDDIAQQQVVHITAGAASTEASRMVAENYDQYKYHFRAGPINDRDLGQNLVDFGKANFENMGWDSTYAMVEDYSWTEPISELFDRKLGSTGAEVAGNQRYASGTSNFGPLFDDVESSGASGMFTAMAHTGTEAVVQWAKQQRPFGFAGIHVPMQLPSYYESVNGACLYGVTQTSATPQSEITKKTQPFVEAYNQQFDSYPVYTGYITYDAIKLYAAMVEQTGTKNADQLVSAMEDASFTATTGTLEFYGRDQEFPHDPVYSEDAIYPVFLQWQEGDGSGVQEVVWPEQYKTADYQQPAWI comes from the coding sequence ATGGCTACCGATGATAACGAGGATCCCGACAAACGGACCGATGGAAGCGATGTCGAGGATAGACCGAACAATGGAAATAAACGTGACACTGCGCGACGGCGGTTCCTTCGGGTCACCGGCGGTGCGGCGCTCGCGACCACGGTGACCGGCTGTCTGAGTCTCGGCGGTGGCTCCGGTGGGTCGAACGGATCGGGCGGGGCGGGCGGTGGCGAGGGCGGAAACGGTAGTGAGGGTGGCGGCGGGAGCGGTGGTGGCGGTGGAAGCGGTGGGGGTGGCGGGAACGGTTCCAGCACCCAGGGAAACTCCGGCGGCGGAAACGCCATCGAGGGCCCGGTCACGATCGGGGTGCTCGCACCCGACCCCGAGAACGACCCCATCGGTGGCTCGATAGTCAACGCCGCCGAACTCGCCGTCGAGGAGCTCAACAATAACGGCGGGATCGGCGGCGCACAGGTCGAACTCGCCACCGGCAACACCGAATCCGACCCCTCGACGGGTCAACAACGGTATCGCGAACTCGTGTTGAACCAGAACGCCGACGTCACGACCGGGGTGTTCACGAGCGAGGTGTTGCTCGAGATCATGGACGACATCGCCCAGCAGCAGGTCGTCCACATCACGGCCGGCGCGGCGAGCACGGAAGCTTCGCGGATGGTGGCCGAGAACTACGACCAGTATAAGTACCACTTCCGGGCGGGACCGATCAACGACCGCGACCTCGGGCAGAACCTCGTCGACTTCGGGAAGGCCAACTTCGAGAACATGGGCTGGGATTCGACCTACGCGATGGTCGAGGATTACTCGTGGACCGAGCCGATCTCCGAGCTCTTCGACCGGAAGCTCGGGAGTACGGGTGCGGAGGTCGCGGGCAACCAGCGCTACGCCAGCGGCACCTCGAACTTCGGGCCCCTGTTCGACGACGTCGAGAGTTCGGGCGCGAGCGGGATGTTCACAGCGATGGCCCATACGGGTACGGAGGCCGTCGTCCAGTGGGCCAAACAGCAACGGCCGTTCGGCTTCGCTGGGATCCACGTCCCGATGCAGCTCCCCTCCTACTACGAATCCGTCAACGGCGCGTGTCTCTACGGCGTGACCCAGACCTCCGCGACGCCCCAGAGCGAGATCACGAAGAAGACCCAGCCGTTCGTCGAGGCCTACAACCAGCAGTTCGATAGCTACCCGGTGTACACCGGCTACATCACCTACGACGCGATCAAGCTCTACGCCGCGATGGTCGAGCAGACCGGCACCAAGAACGCGGACCAACTCGTCTCGGCGATGGAGGACGCGTCGTTCACCGCGACCACCGGCACCCTCGAGTTCTACGGTCGGGACCAGGAGTTCCCCCACGACCCGGTCTACAGCGAGGACGCGATCTATCCCGTCTTCCTCCAGTGGCAGGAGGGCGATGGGAGCGGGGTACAGGAGGTCGTCTGGCCCGAACAGTACAAGACCGCCGACTACCAGCAGCCCGCGTGGATCTGA
- a CDS encoding cryptochrome/photolyase family protein → MRLHWHRRDLRVADNRALAAAAEGEVLPVFVFDPTVLDHAGPARVAFLLDSLDALREDYRDRGGGLVVAHGDPAEELPRLADEHGAEAVFWNHDYTGLARERDRRVESALDDADIDHETFHDAVHHEPGAITTNDGDPYAVFSYFGKKWLDREKESSYPPPNGDALRAGDDDLPTSDDLGFDEPDATLPEAGTEAARDRLDSFCEAAIGEYETEREYPARAGTSRLSQDLKYGTIGIREVSERVAEAADRADGDDVRESIETYREELAWREFYTQVLRYNPEVVTENYSSYENPIEWRESDDDLDAWKDGETGYPIVDAGMRQLHEEAYIHNRVRMIVAAFLTKDLLLDWRAGYDHFRELLVDHDTANDNGGWQWAASTGTDAQPYFRVFNPMTQGERYDPDAEYIKTYVPELDDVDPDDIHSWHELSEDERADVAPDYPDPICDHGERREEAIAMFERARGDEDD, encoded by the coding sequence ATGCGACTTCACTGGCACCGTCGCGACCTCCGGGTGGCGGACAACCGTGCGCTCGCGGCGGCCGCCGAGGGCGAGGTCCTCCCGGTGTTCGTCTTCGACCCGACCGTCCTCGACCACGCGGGTCCGGCCCGGGTCGCCTTCCTCCTCGACTCGCTCGACGCGCTCCGCGAGGACTACCGTGACCGCGGCGGCGGTCTGGTCGTCGCACACGGCGACCCGGCCGAGGAACTCCCGCGACTCGCCGACGAACACGGGGCCGAAGCGGTGTTCTGGAACCACGACTACACGGGACTCGCACGCGAGCGCGACCGGCGGGTCGAGAGCGCGCTCGACGACGCCGATATCGACCACGAGACGTTCCACGACGCGGTCCACCACGAGCCCGGGGCCATCACGACCAACGACGGCGACCCCTACGCGGTCTTCTCCTACTTCGGGAAGAAGTGGCTCGACCGCGAGAAGGAGTCGTCGTATCCCCCGCCGAACGGGGACGCCCTCCGGGCGGGCGACGACGACCTCCCGACCAGCGACGACCTGGGGTTCGACGAGCCCGACGCGACCCTCCCGGAAGCCGGGACCGAGGCGGCGCGGGACCGGCTGGATTCGTTCTGCGAGGCGGCGATCGGGGAGTACGAGACCGAACGCGAGTACCCCGCCCGCGCGGGCACCTCGCGGCTCTCCCAGGACCTCAAGTACGGCACGATCGGGATCCGGGAGGTCTCCGAACGGGTCGCCGAGGCCGCCGACCGGGCCGACGGCGACGACGTCCGTGAGTCCATCGAGACCTACCGGGAGGAGCTCGCGTGGCGGGAGTTCTACACCCAGGTGCTCCGGTACAACCCCGAGGTCGTCACGGAGAACTACAGCTCCTACGAGAACCCGATCGAGTGGCGCGAGAGCGACGACGACCTCGACGCGTGGAAGGACGGCGAAACGGGCTATCCAATCGTCGATGCCGGGATGCGCCAACTTCACGAGGAGGCCTACATCCACAACCGGGTTCGGATGATCGTCGCCGCGTTCCTGACGAAGGACCTCCTGCTCGACTGGCGGGCGGGCTACGACCACTTCCGAGAACTGCTCGTTGACCACGACACCGCGAACGACAACGGCGGCTGGCAGTGGGCGGCCTCCACAGGGACGGACGCCCAGCCCTACTTTCGCGTGTTCAACCCGATGACCCAGGGCGAACGCTACGACCCCGACGCCGAGTACATCAAGACTTACGTCCCGGAGCTCGACGATGTGGATCCGGACGACATCCACTCGTGGCACGAACTGAGCGAGGACGAGCGCGCGGACGTGGCTCCCGACTATCCCGACCCGATCTGTGACCACGGCGAACGCCGCGAGGAGGCCATCGCGATGTTCGAACGCGCACGTGGCGATGAGGACGACTGA
- the sod gene encoding superoxide dismutase, giving the protein MPEHSHPELPPLPYDYDALEPHISEQVLEWHHDTHHQGYVNGLESAEETLAENRESGDHSTTGGALNNVTHNGSGHYLHTMFWENMSPNGGGEPDGDLADRIAEDFGSYEGWKDEFEAAASAASGWALLVYDPVADQLRNVAVDKHDDGALWGAHPVLALDVWEHSYYYDYGPDRGSFVDAFFEVVDWDAAADNYEQTVSNHE; this is encoded by the coding sequence ATGCCTGAACACTCTCATCCGGAGCTCCCACCGCTCCCCTACGACTACGACGCGCTCGAACCCCACATCTCCGAACAGGTGCTCGAATGGCATCACGACACCCACCATCAGGGCTACGTGAACGGTCTGGAGAGCGCCGAGGAGACCCTCGCGGAGAACCGCGAGTCCGGCGACCACTCCACGACGGGTGGCGCGCTCAACAACGTGACCCACAACGGCTCGGGTCACTATCTCCACACGATGTTCTGGGAGAACATGAGCCCGAACGGCGGCGGCGAACCCGACGGTGACCTCGCCGACCGCATCGCGGAGGACTTCGGCTCCTACGAGGGCTGGAAGGACGAGTTCGAGGCCGCCGCGTCCGCGGCTTCGGGCTGGGCACTGCTGGTCTACGACCCGGTCGCCGACCAGCTTCGGAACGTGGCCGTCGACAAACACGACGACGGCGCGCTCTGGGGAGCCCATCCGGTACTCGCGCTCGACGTCTGGGAACACTCGTACTACTACGACTACGGTCCCGACCGCGGCAGCTTCGTCGACGCCTTCTTCGAGGTCGTCGACTGGGACGCCGCCGCCGACAACTACGAACAGACCGTCTCGAACCACGAGTAA